TCTAATGTTGAAAGTGGCGCAGGTGAGCTGATTTCAATTTTTTGAGTTGTTGCAATTGCCCCATCTTCACTTTTTGTTGTTTCTTTTTTGTCATTGCCCCCACATGCTGTTAGTAATAATCCCGTTACTACAGCGCTTACGACTAATATTTTTCTCTTCATTTTGTTTCCCCCTTCAATATCTGTATACATTAGCTACTCCTACCTTATTATGTGAATATGAAAATGAGGTATTCTTGTCCTTGCTACAGCTTGAATTGTACATCATCAAGTTGCTTCGTTCTTTATGATGTACAACAATGAGATTAAAGCGCAGCGTAGTGATTCACTAGTAAGGTTACTTCTCTCCCTCTGGTCGCCAAGTATTGTTCATCATCTACTCTGGCGGAGCCAGTCGTAGTCCTTCAATTCTTAGAGCTTTAGCTCTTAGAAAACAAAGGAAGCAACGTAGCTTTCCGATACCTTGTATTGTGCGTCATCGAATCACTTCATTCTTCGTGATTTACAACAATGCGATCGAAGCGCAGCGTAGTGATTCACTAGTAAGGTGACTTCTCTCCCCTTGGTCGCCAAGTATTGTTCATCATCTACTCTGAAGGAGCCAGTCGTAGTGATTCACAACAAAAAACTCTCATCCTGTAAAGGACGAGAGTTTTAAACTTTCGCGGTACCACCTTCAATTAGCTTATACAATAAGCCCACTCTATCAGTACAAACATACTGAGGCGCTGTAACAGGCGCACCTGAATTGATCTCAACGTGTTCGATCAATTTGTTCAAAGGCCATTTTCTTTTCCATATTCACTGTCTCTTCCCACCAATCGAGACTCTCTTTGAGCTAGCTGAAAAATACTTTCCTCATCTTCACATTTAATTTTAATAGATAATGTATTACAAAGATTGTAGCATAGTAAAATAGTGACCGTCAACAAACTTTTAAACATTTTATTTTCCCTAAACGTTCTAACCTTCCTATTATACCTTGATCTGTAAACGCTATTTTGAACTAAGTAAAATAGTTAATTTTATAATACATTTTAAAAAATACGCTTTACTTCATTCTCTATTTCTTACAAAAAATATTGTTTTTTTGATAAATTCCTTTATCTTGTAAATGATATAATTTAACTAGTATTAAAATATTTTAATACTAAAAGGAGGAAACGGTAAAATGAAAACGAACAAAAAATTTGCTAGTCTAGCCTTGGTTACGCTACTAGCGCCAACATTATTGAATGCCCAACTTGCATTTGCAGAAGAGACACAACCTGCACCCGTTGAGCAACAAGAGGTAGTTTCTGAAGAGAAACAGCCAGAAGCTGAAAAAGAGGCTGATGTTGAAACTCAACCTGAAGCTGAAAAGGAAGGGCATCAGGAAGAAACACAACCTGAAAGCAAACCTGAACAAGAAACACCAAAAGAAGAAGCGAAACCTGAAACTACACCCGAAGCTGAAAAAGAAGCTGAAAAAACAGAAACACCTAAAAAAGAAAAGGCAGCTACGAACGTTACAGTGATTGTTAACATCGTTGATCAAGACGCTGGTCCGATCAATACACTTTCTTTTACAGGTGAAGCAGGTACAACTCAAAATGTAGCCTTATCTTTAACACCAGGGGCTTATACTTTTGTTTCTACTTCAGACGCAATGGCAATTCCTGTTGCGGATGCTACTGGAAATTTAGGTTTACAATTAACCTTCCCAGATACCAATCAGATTGTTTCTGTAACTGTTAAGAAACTTGCTGGTATCGTTGGAGGAAACGTTTATGTTGCTCATATTGATGATCGCGGCCTTGAGTTGACTCAGGCTATCACAGTTCTAGGTGGTTTCATTGGTGAGTCTTACACAACTGAACCAAAAAATATCCCTGGTTATATCTTAGTAAGTACACCAGCCAATAGTATTGGCGCGTTTACAGACACTGAGCAAGAAGTTATTTATCGTTATGATCGTGTTCAAACAACTGTTAGTGTTGTTTGTGTTGATGAAAATGGCGTTCCTCTAGGAGATGTTGTATCCGAAGTTGGTAAATTTGACGATGCCTTCACAATCACAGCACCAGAAGTACCTGGTTATGAATATTTAGGTATCTCTCAGGCAGCCTACTCAGCAAGTCCTTCTATGGTATTTGAAGGAAAGTATGGATTAGAAGATCAAAGCTTTGTTGCAACTTACAGAAAAATTGTAGAAGTTCCTACGATTCCAGCTGCACCAACTGCACCAACGCCTGGTATCCAAACAACTACAGTACCAACTTTATTAGCAGAACCAATCAAAACAGCGCCGATTAAAAAAGAACATAAAAAATTACCTGAAACAGGTGAAACTGAAACAAGTTCTTTCGTAGCTTCACTTGGCTTGACTATCATTGCAGCAGTTTACTTCACTAAGAAAAAACGTGAAGATGAATTTAGTTTATAATCAACTTAAATAGTATATAAAAAGAGAGTATAACTCAGCCACGCTGACTTATACTCTCTTTTATCACTGATTCAAGTTTTACTTCAATGCTTTTTGCACATCTTCAATCATCAAATGCGTAGACTCTAAACCGCCACCGCTCAAGTACCAAACATCTGGCTGTAAAGTAATCACTTTACCGTTTTTACCTGCATTTGTTTGCTTAACTAATTCGTTATTTTCAACATTATCATTCGTATCATCCCCGCCGATTGCCTTCGTACGATCAACTACAAATAAGATGTCTGGATTCTTTTCTAACACATATTCATATGACACACTTTGACCATGTGTTGAAGCTTCGATAGCATCGTCTGCTTGTTTGAACCCAAATGTATCATGAACGATACCAAAACGAGACCCTGTGCCATATGCTGAAAGTTGGCCTTCATTTACCAAGACAACTAATGCTTTTTCATCACTAGCTTGTGCTTCTTCTTTAACATCTGTAATTTCTTTTTCTAAATCTGCAATTTTTGTTTTCGCTTCATCTTTTTTATCGAAGATTTCAGCTAAGGTTTCAATATTTTTCTTTGTAGAGTTCCATGTATCTTTGGCATCTACTGATAGATAAATTGTTGGCGCAATTTTGCTTAGTTTATCTTGAAAATCTTGTTGACGTCCAGAAATAATGATCATATCTGGTTTTAATTGGTTGATTTTTTCTAAATCTGGTTCTTTGATCCCGCCTGCAGATTCTACTTTTTTATAGTCAGCTAAATAGGCTGGCAAGTTCTTCGTTGGCGCACCGACAACAGTATTACCAACACCTAATGCATCCATCGTATCCAATGAGCCATTATCAAAAACAACGACTTTTTTAGGATTTTTAGGAACTTCAACAGAACCATTTGAATCTTTTACTGTGATTGTTGTTGCTTCTTTGCTTGAATCATTGGTTGCCGATCCATCAGTCGTTTTTTTATCATTATTTCCACATGCACCTAAAGTAAGTAATGCGATCATTGAGATTGTTGCAACTGCTAAGAATTTCTTTTTCATTTTGTTTCCCCCAATTTAATTAATATTTTTATACTGCTCAAAGACTGAGCTAATATGTTACGCTTTTCTTGTGATCCAGCTTCACTCATTAGCCTTATCGGCAGTAACGAATAATAATTCACAGAGAAAAACACTCTGCTAAAATTATTATTCTTATACTGCTCAAAGGCTGAGCCAATGTGTTACGCTTTTCTTGTGATCTAGCTTCACTTACTAGCTCTTCGGAAAAAAGATGAATATTGCTAGTGGCAAAAATCGCCGCAATCATTATTCCCTATTTTTCTGTCAGAGCTAAACGAGTGCGTTACGCTTTTCTAGTTAAAATACATACAGAATCTTTTTCCTTCAATTTCACAAATCCGAATATTCATATCATAAAGTTTATTCAAAACTTCGGATTGAATAATGTCATCTGTGCTACCATGGGTAAATAGTCGACCGTCTTTCATTGCTACGATCTCATCAGCATAGCTCGCTGCAAAATTGATATCGTGAAGGACGATAATGACTGTTTTTCCAAATTCATCTACCAAGCGCCGTAGCGTCTGCATCATTTGAACCGCAAAGTTCATATCCAAATTATTTAATGGCTCATCCAGTAAAATATAATCTGTATCCTGCGCCAAAACCATGGCAATATATACTCTTTGTAATTGGCCACCTGATAATGTATCGATCAGTTCATCGGCAAGATCTAATAACCCAAGATTTTCCATTGCTTCTTCGACTTTTTCATGATCTTCTTTCTTCAAACGACCTTTACTATAAGGAAAACGGCCAAAGTTGACTAACTCTCTAACTGTAATTTTTAGATTAATGCCGTTTGTTTGCTTTAAAATCGATAGTTTTTTAGATAATTCACTTTGTTTCCAAGTTTTCACTTCGTTGTGATCTAAATAAATTTCACCAGTATCTTTAGGAATCAAGCGACTCATCATTGAAAGCAGCGTACTTTTCCCTGCCCCATTCGGACCAATAAAAGCAGTCAATTTTTGCTCCGTAATGGGCAACTGAACTTCTGAAACAACAATCTTTTCACCATATCTTTTTGATACATTTTTGATTTCGATCATCTGCGCTGCTTCCTTTCACTAATAATTTTTCCAACAAAATAGACACCACCGCCAAATTCAATCACAATACTTAGTGTTGTATTCAGCTGAAAAACTTGTTCTACAAGAAACTGACCAAATACAAGCAATAGAATGGACAACAAACTTCCACCTAAAAATAACTCACGATGCTTATAAGTTCCCATCAATTGATAACTCATATTAGCGACAATGAATCCAAGAAACGTGACGGGCCCAACTAATGCTGTGGATAATCCAATCAAAGCACTGATTACTGTTAAGAGTACAAACTGAAATCTCGGAACATTGATTCCTAAACTCGTCGCTTGCTCGTTCCCTAAATGTAGAACATCTAGCGCATGACTTTTCAACCACAAAAAACCAGCTAAAAACGTAATTAAAATTCCAGCTATCAACAAATGTTGACTATTCACATTTCCAAAACTAGCAAATAATTTTCCTTGCAACAGATCATACTCATTTGGATCCATTACAACTTGTAAAAAAGTACTAATACTATTGAAAAAAGTTCCTAAAATAATCCCGATCATCAATAATAGAAATAGATCATTCCCGCCTTTTTTCAATAAAAAACGAGATAACATAATGCTAGCACTCACCATTAACAAAACATTCAATAAAAATGTGGCGATCGTTTCATTACCTAACAACTGCTGTCCACCTAAAAAGAAAAACAGTAAGGTCTGGATAAAAACATATAGTGAATCCAGTCCTAAAATATTTGGCGTTAAAAAGTGATTTTGTGTCATAGTCTGAAAACTGATCGTCGAAAATGTTGCTGCAATCCCGACAAAAACAAATGCTAATAATTTTTTTCCTCTAAGCTCTAAGGCAAAGGCCCAATTCCCATACGTTTTATATGACAGGTATAAAGCACAAACCGCAATCACGGCGATCAACAATAAAATAACTTTTACCGCTGATGACTGGAAGAATTTCTTCATGCTGTTTTCCTCCTCATCAGTAATGCGATAAAGATAAAACTACCTAGCACACCGACTACAACGCTGACAGGCACTTCATAAGGCGCTATCACAACTCGAGCCAAAACATCACATGCCAGTAAAAAGATACTGCCCCCGACTGCCGTAATTGCCAATGTGTTTTTCATATGATCTCCATAACGCATCGATACCAAGTTAGGAACGATCACGCCTAAAAAGGGGATATTTCCTACCATAATCAAAACCACAGCGCTAGATAGTGCTACGATACCTAAGCCAAATAATTGGATACGCTGATAATTCAACCCCAAATTGGTTGCCATATCTTCCCCCATGCCGACTACAGTGAACCGATAAGCAAAAAGATAGGTGATGATCAATAAAGGAATCGTTAGATAAAGCAGTTCATAATTGCCCTTCATCACTGTGGAAAAATTCCCCTGCAGCCAAGAAGACATATTTTGAACTAACTGAAATTGATACGCAAAAAAAGTTGCCACTGATCCAATGATATTACCAAACATCACACCAATCAACGGAATCATCACTTGATTTTTTGCAGGTAGAAAACGTGTTAAATAAATAAAAATCAACGTTCCAACAAAAGCAAACAAGAATGCGATGAATGATCGGAATAATAGCGGTGCACTAGGGAAAAAGATCATCACGACCAAAATACCTAATCGTGCACTATCCATCGTACCTGCTGTACTAGGTGAAACAAATTTATTCTGTGTTAAATGTTGCATGATCAACCCAGAAATACTAATCGTACTTCCGGCAATCACTAAACTGATCGTTCGAGGTACCCTTGTTGTTAACAATACTAATTGTTGCTGTGAATCCCATTGAAACAATTGTGTCAGAGAAATATCTTTCACTCCAACAAAAATCGATGCTACAATCAAAAGGAGTAAGAGAACAAATAGGCCTATTTTTTTCATATACTTGCTCCATTTTTCTACTTGCTAGAATAAAATTCTCAAACACTAAAAGAGCTTGTTTGGCTTTTCTAATTGTCCCGCCTTACACGCTAGCATTTCGGAAAAAAGATAAAACTTGCTCGTGTCAAATACGATACAATCCTGTTTTCCTATTTTTCTGTCAGAGCTGAACGAGCCTGTTCGGCTTTTCTAATTGTCCAGCCTTACATGCTAGCACTTCGGAAAAAAGATAAAACTTGCTCGTGTCAAATACGACACAATCCTGTTTTCCTATTTTTCTGTCAGAGCTGAACGAGCTTGTTCGGCTTTTCTAATTGAGAATGATTTTCATTCTTACTTATTAGTCTATGCGAAATTCGTGATAAAAGCAATACTTTTTTAGCTTTTATCCATTCTCAATTAGAGCCGATTTTTAACTTCTCCAAACGTTTCAACCTTGATCTATGCTATAATTTGAAGTAAGACTATATGGAAGCAGGTTGGATAATTAATGGCACAAGATGACTTACAGAATCATTTAGACAATGCAATGTATGGCACCCCGTTGCTGAAACCCGAGGAACAGCGCAAGTATATGGGTACTTTCCGTGAAAGATGTTATCTCACGATGACAATTGAGCAGATGAAAAAGACAGAAGACAAAGCGAATTTTTTGAAAGAGCTAGCACAATACCCCGACGCTACCGTTCTTTTAAATGGTGCAATGGCTAGCGATTTACAGTCTGCTTATATTAAATTGATCAATGAGCGACAAACAAAATTTACAGTGGTCAATGATTTTGTTGAAAATACACCTAATGCTTTGGGGTTAGTTTTAACTTCAAATGAAGCGGTTAATGAAGAAACAATCGATATTGAACAAAAATATCCTAAGCAGACTTCAACAGAGGCAACAGAACAACCTAAAAAAGAGTTCTGGCATAAATTATTTCATTAAATAGGAGGAACTATGATGGTAAACCCAGATTTATTGAAACAAGATTTAGCTGACGCATTAAATGCTCATATTAAATTGTTGCGTGAAGTAGAACAAATCGAAGTGGATCATATGGATGCTTTTACGTTTATGATGCGTAGCTTTGGTTTTATGTTGGACCGATCGCCTAAAGTACTGCTAGGACAGGATAATGAAGCGTTGAATTATATGATGTTTCAATATTATAGTTTGTTGACAGAACTTAAGTATAATTTGATTTTGAATTATCCATATGCTCGGTTGCAAGGGAAGACGATGAAAGAGGTCGTTGAAGTATTTCCGACAACATATGAACGTGAAATGAAGCAATGGTGGGAAGAGAAGACTGGATTGGCTATTGAGGAGACGAAGCAGACCATTTTGATTAAGGAATTGGACTATTAAAAATAGTGTCATCATAAAAAATAAGGGTGTGGGTCAAAAGTAAAACTCACTTTTGTTTCACACCCTAAATACGAATAAACGGTAGAAACAGAAGCAACCCCTTCTTATTGCTGTAAAACACAGCGAGGTACGAGCTGACGTTACACAGTACCTACTTGGTTCTCGGGGTTAAACACTTCTGTCCCATCCTCTTTTCATCTCTCGACTAACTGATAATATACTTTTGACGTACGCCAATAAATGACAAAATAAGCCAAAGAAAAAATCAGCACACATATGATCGTTGTTATGATCAATAAATAAGAATTGTTCAGTTCAAACAATGTCATTAATTTTCTTATGATCGGAAAAGCAAAACTTAAGTGGATCACTGCAACAATGATCGGTAAAAAGAATACTAGTAAAATTTGTTGCTGAATCGTTTTTTTCACTTCTTTATGACTCAAGCCAACTTTTTGCATAATGATAAATCGTTCTCGATCGTCACTACCTTCTGAAACTTGTTTGTAGTAAATGATCAAGGTTGTAGCCATTAAAAAGCTTATTCCAAAGATAATCCCTAAGAAGAAAAAGCCGCCATATAATAACCGCATTTCTTCCCGATCTTTATCGATCGAGGTCACTGTCAACGAACGTTCTACTTCTTCACTCCCGCTCACGGCTGTGATTGCTTGAAATCTTTCCTGCAATCTATCTGCAATTTCCATTCTTTTAGTCATAGAGCCTGCTAATTCGAAGCTGACAATTGAAACAGGGGTTGGCGTAAACGGAAAGACTGATTCTTTGAAGTCCTCAGCTATTCCTTCGAAAAATGCTGTACTCGCCACTTTATCAGGAATCACCAGAATTAGAGAGCCTAAAACCCCATCTTCTTCTTTCGGTGCAAATATAAACTGTTTAAGTGTATTTTTCACTTCAAATACCTGCGTGCCAATAGTGATTCTTTTTTCCTTATACTCACCAGAAACAGGGTAAACATAGACCTCATTATTTGCTAAAGTCAGCTTTTCCCTTTCAATACGATTATACTCATT
The DNA window shown above is from Enterococcus sp. 12C11_DIV0727 and carries:
- a CDS encoding MucBP domain-containing protein, which produces MKTNKKFASLALVTLLAPTLLNAQLAFAEETQPAPVEQQEVVSEEKQPEAEKEADVETQPEAEKEGHQEETQPESKPEQETPKEEAKPETTPEAEKEAEKTETPKKEKAATNVTVIVNIVDQDAGPINTLSFTGEAGTTQNVALSLTPGAYTFVSTSDAMAIPVADATGNLGLQLTFPDTNQIVSVTVKKLAGIVGGNVYVAHIDDRGLELTQAITVLGGFIGESYTTEPKNIPGYILVSTPANSIGAFTDTEQEVIYRYDRVQTTVSVVCVDENGVPLGDVVSEVGKFDDAFTITAPEVPGYEYLGISQAAYSASPSMVFEGKYGLEDQSFVATYRKIVEVPTIPAAPTAPTPGIQTTTVPTLLAEPIKTAPIKKEHKKLPETGETETSSFVASLGLTIIAAVYFTKKKREDEFSL
- a CDS encoding siderophore ABC transporter substrate-binding protein, giving the protein MKKKFLAVATISMIALLTLGACGNNDKKTTDGSATNDSSKEATTITVKDSNGSVEVPKNPKKVVVFDNGSLDTMDALGVGNTVVGAPTKNLPAYLADYKKVESAGGIKEPDLEKINQLKPDMIIISGRQQDFQDKLSKIAPTIYLSVDAKDTWNSTKKNIETLAEIFDKKDEAKTKIADLEKEITDVKEEAQASDEKALVVLVNEGQLSAYGTGSRFGIVHDTFGFKQADDAIEASTHGQSVSYEYVLEKNPDILFVVDRTKAIGGDDTNDNVENNELVKQTNAGKNGKVITLQPDVWYLSGGGLESTHLMIEDVQKALK
- a CDS encoding ABC transporter ATP-binding protein encodes the protein MIEIKNVSKRYGEKIVVSEVQLPITEQKLTAFIGPNGAGKSTLLSMMSRLIPKDTGEIYLDHNEVKTWKQSELSKKLSILKQTNGINLKITVRELVNFGRFPYSKGRLKKEDHEKVEEAMENLGLLDLADELIDTLSGGQLQRVYIAMVLAQDTDYILLDEPLNNLDMNFAVQMMQTLRRLVDEFGKTVIIVLHDINFAASYADEIVAMKDGRLFTHGSTDDIIQSEVLNKLYDMNIRICEIEGKRFCMYFN
- a CDS encoding iron chelate uptake ABC transporter family permease subunit — translated: MKKFFQSSAVKVILLLIAVIAVCALYLSYKTYGNWAFALELRGKKLLAFVFVGIAATFSTISFQTMTQNHFLTPNILGLDSLYVFIQTLLFFFLGGQQLLGNETIATFLLNVLLMVSASIMLSRFLLKKGGNDLFLLLMIGIILGTFFNSISTFLQVVMDPNEYDLLQGKLFASFGNVNSQHLLIAGILITFLAGFLWLKSHALDVLHLGNEQATSLGINVPRFQFVLLTVISALIGLSTALVGPVTFLGFIVANMSYQLMGTYKHRELFLGGSLLSILLLVFGQFLVEQVFQLNTTLSIVIEFGGGVYFVGKIISERKQRR
- a CDS encoding ABC transporter permease, translated to MKKIGLFVLLLLLIVASIFVGVKDISLTQLFQWDSQQQLVLLTTRVPRTISLVIAGSTISISGLIMQHLTQNKFVSPSTAGTMDSARLGILVVMIFFPSAPLLFRSFIAFLFAFVGTLIFIYLTRFLPAKNQVMIPLIGVMFGNIIGSVATFFAYQFQLVQNMSSWLQGNFSTVMKGNYELLYLTIPLLIITYLFAYRFTVVGMGEDMATNLGLNYQRIQLFGLGIVALSSAVVLIMVGNIPFLGVIVPNLVSMRYGDHMKNTLAITAVGGSIFLLACDVLARVVIAPYEVPVSVVVGVLGSFIFIALLMRRKTA
- a CDS encoding YueI family protein, producing the protein MAQDDLQNHLDNAMYGTPLLKPEEQRKYMGTFRERCYLTMTIEQMKKTEDKANFLKELAQYPDATVLLNGAMASDLQSAYIKLINERQTKFTVVNDFVENTPNALGLVLTSNEAVNEETIDIEQKYPKQTSTEATEQPKKEFWHKLFH